A section of the Prevotella melaninogenica genome encodes:
- a CDS encoding beta-N-acetylhexosaminidase, giving the protein MKKILLSVALMIASISLHATDANYQVVPLPQSITAEKGAAFVLDANTVVNVASNDEAMLRNGEFLKQYIQEKTGIVLNGMNKKGNTITLKLNAKVENEEGYVITVKGKNITVEGKTPRGVFYGVQTLRKSLPLEKAENVTFPATRIVDYPRFGYRGTMLDCARHYFKMSFIKEFIDMLALHNVNTFHWHLTEDQGWRAQIDRYPKLTEVGSKRAQTVIGRMTDLYDETPYGGYYTKDEMREVVKYAADRYITVIPEIDMPGHMLGALAAYPELGCTGGPYKVAETWGVFPDILCAGNPKTYEFVNNVLDEIIDIFPSKYIHLGGDEAPRARWKTCPRCQAEIKRLGLKGSNGFPAEAQLQAHFMNQAAKHLAEKGRNIIGWDEILEGDVDKGTTVMSWRGVNGGIEAAKRGLDAIMTPVNYYYLDYYQRKDNTMILIGGFLPVETTYGYNPVPDDAAPELKKHVKGVQANLWTEYVIGRDLAFFQLLPRVAAMAETGWTENDKKDFASFKERETRLNELYKHFGWKTCQDLYKEKK; this is encoded by the coding sequence TCGCTTCATGCCACAGATGCGAACTATCAAGTAGTTCCGCTCCCACAGAGCATTACTGCTGAGAAGGGTGCAGCATTCGTTTTGGATGCTAACACTGTTGTCAACGTAGCAAGCAATGACGAGGCTATGCTCCGTAATGGTGAGTTCTTGAAGCAGTATATCCAAGAGAAAACGGGTATTGTGCTCAATGGTATGAACAAGAAGGGCAATACCATCACCTTGAAACTCAATGCAAAGGTTGAGAATGAGGAGGGCTATGTTATCACCGTAAAGGGTAAGAATATTACAGTTGAGGGCAAGACTCCACGTGGTGTATTCTATGGTGTACAGACTCTTCGCAAGTCATTGCCATTGGAGAAGGCTGAGAATGTAACCTTCCCAGCAACTCGCATCGTAGACTATCCACGCTTCGGCTATCGTGGTACGATGCTCGATTGCGCTCGTCACTACTTCAAGATGAGCTTCATTAAGGAGTTTATTGATATGTTGGCACTTCACAATGTCAACACCTTCCACTGGCACCTCACTGAGGATCAGGGCTGGCGTGCACAGATCGACCGCTATCCTAAGCTTACAGAGGTTGGTTCAAAGCGTGCGCAGACAGTTATCGGTCGTATGACAGACCTCTATGATGAGACTCCATACGGTGGTTACTATACAAAGGATGAGATGCGTGAAGTTGTGAAGTATGCAGCTGATCGTTACATCACCGTTATCCCTGAGATTGATATGCCGGGCCACATGCTCGGCGCATTGGCTGCTTATCCAGAGCTCGGTTGTACTGGTGGTCCTTATAAAGTAGCTGAGACTTGGGGCGTATTCCCAGACATCCTCTGTGCAGGTAACCCTAAGACCTACGAGTTCGTAAACAATGTTCTCGACGAGATTATTGACATCTTCCCATCTAAGTATATCCACCTTGGTGGCGACGAGGCTCCACGTGCTCGTTGGAAGACCTGTCCACGCTGTCAGGCTGAAATCAAACGTCTCGGTTTGAAGGGCTCTAACGGCTTTCCAGCAGAGGCTCAGTTGCAGGCTCACTTCATGAATCAGGCAGCTAAGCACTTGGCAGAAAAGGGTCGTAACATCATCGGTTGGGACGAGATTCTTGAGGGTGATGTAGATAAGGGTACAACTGTCATGAGCTGGCGTGGTGTGAATGGTGGTATCGAGGCAGCTAAGCGTGGCTTGGATGCAATCATGACTCCAGTAAACTACTACTATCTCGACTACTATCAGAGAAAGGATAACACGATGATCCTCATCGGTGGTTTCCTCCCAGTTGAGACCACTTACGGCTACAACCCAGTGCCAGACGACGCTGCACCAGAGTTAAAGAAGCACGTTAAGGGTGTACAGGCAAACCTCTGGACAGAGTATGTTATCGGTCGCGACCTCGCTTTCTTCCAGCTCCTCCCACGTGTTGCTGCAATGGCAGAGACTGGTTGGACAGAGAACGACAAGAAGGACTTCGCTTCTTTCAAGGAGCGTGAGACACGCCTTAACGAGCTCTACAAGCACTTCGGTTGGAAGACTTGCCAGGACCTCTACAAGGAGAAGAAGTAA